GAGACGACACCGAAATAGTAGAGCCCGAGGTCGAGGCGGAAGGCCAGCGTCATGAGCTCGTGGTCGCCCATGTAGTAATACTTGTCCTGATAAATTGCGCGAAACCAGCGGTCGTAACTCGTCGTGAACAGCTCGTTGTGACGGGCGATGCGCGGGGCCTTGGGTTTGCCGCGGATCGAGCCATCCACGAGCGTGGCCGCCGAGCACGCGGTGTATCCGATCCAGTCCATCCCCGGTGAATAAAACGGATCGATGAATCCCGCGGCGTCACCCACGAGCACGAAACCGTCGCCGGCGAACGTGGTGGAGCGATAGGCGAGGTTGCGGCGGAAATGCACGTCGCCCTCCTGCCAGCTCGCGTTGGCGAGCAGCTCGGCACCGGCGGGGTGTTCCATTAACATCGAGCGCAGACGCGAACCGATCGACTCACCGGCCGGCAGATCGGTGATGCGTTGATCGAAGACCACGCCCACGCTTACGTCGCCGCCTTTGAGCGGAATCATCCACGCCCACCAGCCGCGGCCGACGAGGTGATTGGTGGCGTTGTTGCGCCACCCTTTGGTGCGGCGCGACCACTCGGGAAACTTGTCGGCGAGCTCACGCGAGTCCCAGTTTTTCACACCGGTCCAACGGCTCCACGCGGAGGCGATGGGGTGATCGGTATTGGGGACGAGCCAGCCGTTTTTGCGGGCCAGCACCGCGGCCACACCTGACGCGTCGACCACCCAGCGGGCGAATTCCACGCCGGTCCGACCGTCTTCGGACGACCAGGAAATCGTCTGTTGTCCGCCGGCGACCAGCGTCACATCGGTGATGCGCACCGGGCGCAGCAGCTTGGCACCGGCGGCGACAGTGCGGGCGAGCAGCTCTTCGTCGAGCACCGCGCGATCCACTTGATAACCGGGCAGGCGGACGTTGTAGCCCGGACCGGTTTCACTGCACGAATCCAGTGTGTGGGTGTGTTCGTTTTGAAACCAGAAACGCAGGCCCTGTTTGGTGATATGTTTTTCGTGCAGGTGCTCGTTAAGATCGAGCACGCGGCCGAGGAAGTAGCTGCTGACCTCGACTGTGGACTCGCCCACGCGACGTTTGAACTGATCGCTGCGCTCAAGGATGAGCACGCGCAGGCGGGGATTACGGCGAAGCAACAACCAGGCGGTCGAAGCACCGGAGAGTGCGCCGCCGAGAACGACGACGTCCCAGGCGGTTGAAGCGGTGGAGGGCGTTTCCATCAGGCGGGGTTTCCGCCGCTTCGGAGATCGGGCACGAGGTGAAAGCGGTGTTGGAATTTACAGACGAGCAAAAATATCTGAAACCGCCACCAGAGGGGCCAGGTGAGCTTGGAGTGTCCGGCCACGATGGACGTGATCGCCGGCGCGAGTCCCATGGGTGGTTGTTTGCACATGAAGACGGAGAAACTGTCGTTGTCGTAAAAGGCGTTGATCAGTTTTTGAAAAACGCCGGCGTGGGATTTTACGGCCTTCGTGTAGCGACGACATTCGGCGGGCGTGAGCGCGCGGTTTTCGGCGTGGGCGCGCACGATCATGTCGGCGGCAAGCTTGGCCGAGTAGCACGCCATATAGACGCCCGATGAAAAAATCGGATCGAAGAAACCGCCGGCGTCACCTGTCAGCACGAAGCGGTCTTCGGCTAGTTCGCGGCGGAAATAACTGTAGTCGGCGGTGACGTGAAAATCGATGACCGGCTCGGAGCCCTCCATGAGTTCGCGAAGTTTCGCGGAGGAAGCCACGGCATCGTTAAAAAATGCCGCGGGTTGCAGGCGCGAGCGGCGCATCGCCTCGGAGGTGGTGACCAGACCGACGGAAGTGCGCTCGGCATCGATCGGAATAACCCAGAACCAACCTTCGGCCAGGCGCACGATGACGGTGTGGCCGGCGGCCATGCCGGGTGCGCGGACCACATTTTTGAAGTGACTGTAAATGGCCAGTCGCTTGGGAGCGCGCGCGGGTTCGAGATCGCGTTTCAATTCGCTGGGGAAAAACAAATCGCGTCCGCCCGCATCGATGACCCAGCGCGCGGTGACGCTGGTGTCGCCGCCCTCGGGCGAGACCAAGGTGACGCGATGGCCATCGTTTTCGGCGACGACACTGCGAACAGTGATGCCGGTATGCACCTGCGCTCCGGTGGTGCGCGCATGATCGGCGAGGATGGCGTCGAACTTCGCGCGATCGACCTGGAAGGTGCTTTCCAATCCGGGGACGAGACCGGTGGAGAAGATGACTTCCTTGTCCGCAGATCCATCGGCGAGGTGAAAACTGGCGCCGTATTTGGGGATGAAGCCGGCAGCCTCGACCTTGGGCCAGGCGCCGGTTTCACGCAGCAGTGCGTTGCCATGCGGGAGGAGTGATTCGCCGATGCGGAAACGGGGGAACGCTTCTTTTTCGAAGACGATCGTCTTGAGCCCGGCGGCGGCGGTGCGCGTGGCGGCTGAACTGCCGGCCGGACCTGCGCCGATCACCAGCACATCGTAATCGTAAGTGGGTTGGGACATGCGGACGGGTTAGCTGACGTATTTTTGAACGATGGGAATGCGACGGCCGACACCGAAGGCGAGGGGAGTGATCTTCAAGCCCGGTGCCATCTGCTTACGCTTGTATTCGTTGAGATCAACCTTGCGCACGATGTCGTTGACGACGGCTTCGCTGAAACCTTGCGCAACGAGATCGCGGCGCGAAAGGCCTTCCTCGACATAACCCTTCAAGATCGCGTCGAGCACATCGTAAGGCGGTAGGCTGTCCTGATCGACCTGGCCGGGGCGCAACTCGGCGGACGGCGGTTTTTCAATGGTGTTTACCGGGATGATTTCGCGGTCGCGATTGATCCAACGGCAGAGGTCGTAAACCTGCGTTTTGAAGACGTCGCTGATGACGGCGAGACCGCCGCACATGTCGCCATAAAGCGTGCAGTAGCCGACGGCGACTTCGCTTTTGTTACCGGTGGTGAGGAGCAGCGCGCCGAATTTATTGGAGAGCGCCATCATCACGACGCCGCGCACGCGGGCCTGGATGTTTTCCTCGGTTACATCGCGCGGGCGTCCGGCAAAAACGTCGATGAGTGAAGCCTCGGCGGCGGCCACGGTGTCGGCGATGGCGATGGTTTCGAAGCGCAGGTTGAGATTGCGGGCGAGATCGCGCGCGTCGTCGCGGGAATGCTGCGACGAAATGGCCGACGGCAGGGAAACTCCAATAACGTTCTCCGCACCGAATGCCTCGGCGGCGAGCACGGCAACGAGGGCGGAATCAATGCCACCCGAGAGGGCGATGAGTGCTTTTTTGAAGCCGCTTTTATGACCGTAATCCCGCAGCCCGAGCACGAGCGCCTGATAAATGTCGCCCAGTTCGGCGGGATCGGGCGTCGCGGGGGCGAGGGGAGCGGCCGAAGCGATGTCGACTACGCGGGAATCGGCGGCGAACGCGGGGAGCAGCGCGGTGACCTGTCCTTGGGAATTGGATACGAGGCTGCGTCCGTCGAACACGAGCTCGTCGTTACCGCCGATGGCGTTGACGTAAACGACCGGGCAACCGAGCTGGCGCGCGGCGTCGGTGACGAGTTGCGTGCGCAGGTGGCCCTTGCCGTGGTGCCACGGGCTGGCCGAGAGATTGACCATCAGGTCGAGCTGTTGGCCGGCGAGCCAGGCGAGTGGCTCAAAGTGATAGAGATTGCGCGGGGCAAACTGCGGGTGCGTCCAGATATCCTCGCAGATGGTGATGCCGACTTTTTTCCCGTTGATCGTGATGACCGACGGCGGCGTTGCGGCGGGCTCGAAATAGCGGTCCTCGTCAAACACGTCGTAAGTGGGCAGGAGGCATTTGCGCGCGTAGCTGACGACGCGGCCGTCCTGGCATAGTGCGGCGGAGTTGAAAAAGCGGCGACCGTCCTTGGCGGGGTTGCTTTCAACCGTGCCGATGAGGGCGGGCACGTGGCCGATCCCGGAGGCGATTTCCGCGAGAGAGGCTTCGATGTCGGACACGAAGCGGCGTTTGAACAACAAGTCGCGCGGAGGGTAGCCGCAGATCACGAGTTCGGGGTAAACGACCAGTTCGGCGCCTTGGGCGACGAGGGATTTATAGGCGTCGAGGATGAGCCGGCGATTGCCGGTCAGGTCTCCGACGATGGTATTAAGCTGGGCGAGGCCGATGCGCATGGGCAGATGAAGAGGGCGCACCATTGAGGCGTGTTGCTCCGCTGACAACCCACAAGGCAACCCCCGTCGCAAGTGCGCCAACTCGTTTCAAGAAACCTGTCCGAGAAATCGCGGTTAACCGCCAGTTTGTAACTTAATAAGTTACAAACTGGATCGTTTGGGTGAGGGCGTTGGCTGACGGGCCAAGCTGGGAGGCTGTAATTTGGTGCTTCCGTGCGGGCGGTGGGGCGGGCTTGGTGTGTGCATGTCTCAACCTCCGCTGATCTTGGCTTCGGCTTCGCCCCGGCGTCGCGAATTGCTCGCGGGGCTGGGCGTGACGTTTGACGTGATCACTGCGCAAGTGACGGAACACGAAGACTCTACGACCGATCCGCGCGTGATGGTGGCCCATAATGCCGCGCTCAAAGCCGACTGGGTTGCCGCGCGTCATCCGCAGTCGTGGGTGCTGGGCGCCGATACCACGGTGTTTATCGACGGCCACGCGCTGAATAAACCCGCCGACGCCGCCGAGGCGCGGGCGATGTTGCGACGGTTGAGCGGACGCAGCCATACGGTGTTCACTGGCATCGCGTTGAGAAATGAATCCGCGGGCGTGCGGATCGACGAAGGTGTGGCCAGCGAGGTCACGATGCAGGTGCTCGACGAGGCGATTATCGAATCCTACCTCGCGAAGGTGCATACGCTCGACAAGGCCGGCGGCTACGGGATTCAGGACCACGGGGAGCTGATTGTGGCGAATTACACGGGCTCTCTCACGAACATCATCGGATTGCCGGTGGATGAAACGAAACAAATTTTGACTCGTTGCGGTCTGCTCAAATCCTGAGCTGTCACCGCTTTTCATGATCAAGCCACCGCCTTCATCCGCCCAACCGCCTGCGCCTGCCCGGCGTTCCGCGCGTTCGGTGTGGTCGCGCAATTCCGACGTGCGCGCCGTGCAGATCGGCGTGGTGGCGACGATTTTGGTGCATGTGCTCTTGCTCGTGCTCGCGCCGAAGATCGAACAGTGGATGGAGCTCCGTTCATCGTCGGACTCCGCCGAGGACTGGGCGTCGCGCGATTTTCAGATCGAGATGGCGCCTGCGGAAGTCGTTCCCGAGACCGTGCAGCCGCCGAAGTTCGTCGAGGCCAACCCCA
This portion of the Rariglobus hedericola genome encodes:
- a CDS encoding NAD(P)/FAD-dependent oxidoreductase, translated to MSQPTYDYDVLVIGAGPAGSSAATRTAAAGLKTIVFEKEAFPRFRIGESLLPHGNALLRETGAWPKVEAAGFIPKYGASFHLADGSADKEVIFSTGLVPGLESTFQVDRAKFDAILADHARTTGAQVHTGITVRSVVAENDGHRVTLVSPEGGDTSVTARWVIDAGGRDLFFPSELKRDLEPARAPKRLAIYSHFKNVVRAPGMAAGHTVIVRLAEGWFWVIPIDAERTSVGLVTTSEAMRRSRLQPAAFFNDAVASSAKLRELMEGSEPVIDFHVTADYSYFRRELAEDRFVLTGDAGGFFDPIFSSGVYMACYSAKLAADMIVRAHAENRALTPAECRRYTKAVKSHAGVFQKLINAFYDNDSFSVFMCKQPPMGLAPAITSIVAGHSKLTWPLWWRFQIFLLVCKFQHRFHLVPDLRSGGNPA
- a CDS encoding NAD(P)/FAD-dependent oxidoreductase, with amino-acid sequence METPSTASTAWDVVVLGGALSGASTAWLLLRRNPRLRVLILERSDQFKRRVGESTVEVSSYFLGRVLDLNEHLHEKHITKQGLRFWFQNEHTHTLDSCSETGPGYNVRLPGYQVDRAVLDEELLARTVAAGAKLLRPVRITDVTLVAGGQQTISWSSEDGRTGVEFARWVVDASGVAAVLARKNGWLVPNTDHPIASAWSRWTGVKNWDSRELADKFPEWSRRTKGWRNNATNHLVGRGWWAWMIPLKGGDVSVGVVFDQRITDLPAGESIGSRLRSMLMEHPAGAELLANASWQEGDVHFRRNLAYRSTTFAGDGFVLVGDAAGFIDPFYSPGMDWIGYTACSAATLVDGSIRGKPKAPRIARHNELFTTSYDRWFRAIYQDKYYYMGDHELMTLAFRLDLGLYYFGVVSQPFKHGAAAFETPAFAGPHTRLPFRLISGYHRRLVSIARSRLARGVWGRNNHQHYFGFRSYELTWTLPFRLIGVVGVYARLELCEGWRTWFVTPVAPAESSCNSLKSTGSKESIATL
- a CDS encoding NAD+ synthase — protein: MRIGLAQLNTIVGDLTGNRRLILDAYKSLVAQGAELVVYPELVICGYPPRDLLFKRRFVSDIEASLAEIASGIGHVPALIGTVESNPAKDGRRFFNSAALCQDGRVVSYARKCLLPTYDVFDEDRYFEPAATPPSVITINGKKVGITICEDIWTHPQFAPRNLYHFEPLAWLAGQQLDLMVNLSASPWHHGKGHLRTQLVTDAARQLGCPVVYVNAIGGNDELVFDGRSLVSNSQGQVTALLPAFAADSRVVDIASAAPLAPATPDPAELGDIYQALVLGLRDYGHKSGFKKALIALSGGIDSALVAVLAAEAFGAENVIGVSLPSAISSQHSRDDARDLARNLNLRFETIAIADTVAAAEASLIDVFAGRPRDVTEENIQARVRGVVMMALSNKFGALLLTTGNKSEVAVGYCTLYGDMCGGLAVISDVFKTQVYDLCRWINRDREIIPVNTIEKPPSAELRPGQVDQDSLPPYDVLDAILKGYVEEGLSRRDLVAQGFSEAVVNDIVRKVDLNEYKRKQMAPGLKITPLAFGVGRRIPIVQKYVS
- a CDS encoding Maf family protein produces the protein MSQPPLILASASPRRRELLAGLGVTFDVITAQVTEHEDSTTDPRVMVAHNAALKADWVAARHPQSWVLGADTTVFIDGHALNKPADAAEARAMLRRLSGRSHTVFTGIALRNESAGVRIDEGVASEVTMQVLDEAIIESYLAKVHTLDKAGGYGIQDHGELIVANYTGSLTNIIGLPVDETKQILTRCGLLKS